AGGGTGATATTCCCGTAATTGTGATGGAATTTATTTCCGATACACAGGAGACAGAATATTCTATCAAAGCGACATATCCCCCAGGAAAATGGTTTTTCTACGAGCGCATCTTAAAAGTACCAAACTACATTATCTTTGAGCCAGATAGCGATAGTTTCGAGATGTATCGTTTACAAAATACAGAACAGTACATTTTGCAAGAGCCTGATGAAAATCAACGTTACTGGATACCGGAAATGAATCTTTACCTTGGGGTGCGGGAAGGAAATCGTGAAAACCGCATAGGAAAGTGGTTACGATGGTGGGATGAACAAGGAAACCTTTTACCTTGGGGAACAGAATTAGCCGGACAAGAACGCCAACGTGCTGAACGACTAGCAGCACAATTGCGGGCGGCGGGAATTGAACCAGAGGTGTGATTGAAAGCCACAGATCCCCGACTTCTTTAAGAAGTCGGGGATCTTGTTTCTCACAAATGATTAACCCTGTTTTGTCACTCTAGGCAGAGGAAAAGTACAAATCAGGGTGATTCATGAAAATAAAAATTGAACTGGTGAGGTTATAAATAATAGATTGAAGTTTAGAAAACCCCAAATCTAGTTGAGGAATAGGAAAAACTGTCAACCAGGGGTATATCAGGTTGAATAAAGTAAAAGGTTGAATTATTAAACGGAGATTGTTAAGAATATTCTTCCAACCTTTACCATCATCCCACCGGGGGTGATCAGCCAATTTTGATGGAGACTTTGCTGGAGAAGGCTGCATTTGTTCAGAGTGTAGACTAACCATCAAGTAGCTACTACAAACAATCTCCCACCATCGTTCAATATCTTGATAGTGAGTCAAACGGTAATCAGCCCAACCTAATTCATTTTTACTTTGCTTCAAGCCATATTCAACCCAAGTTCTTAAACCATAAAAGTTTCCCACATCTCTTGGTGTAAGGTCTGGGTATTTGCTCATCACATACCAAGTAGTGTTACCAGGTAATTTCTCTCGATCTGTAGTAATCTGCCAGTACCTATTTTCGCTACGTTTACCATAAATTATTTCTCTGATAAACCTATTTTCACTACTCAGATCAGAAAATACTCGTTTAAACTTATGCCACTTCAAATATTGAGTGTATTGTCTTGGAGGTAGCTTTACAGAATGGTTTGAGCGAATTGCTACTATATAGTTTTTCTTGAATTCATCTAATACAGCTATGAAGTTCTTACCACTTTCACCATATAAACTATCTGCCAGTACTAAGTTAAAGTTAAAACCCATTGATTCTAGCTTTCTCATCAGTATTGCCGCTATTTCAGGTTTAGTGCGATACTTATCCCCTGGCTTTAACCTTTCACGAGGCTTATATACTTCAAACAGTAGTGGAAAAGTCATCCCGCAGAACACACCATACGCTGTTACTGCCACAATTCCGTTCTCTACTTTCCCAAAATTTCCTATATACTGCCGTTTCACATAATCTGTATTATTCCCTTTTTTTTTATCTCCTGTCTCATCAATAATCAGAATGATTGGTTTACCTTTTAGAACTTGTAAAATTAGCTCTAGTCGCAAAGCTCTTAACTTCTCTATATCCCACGGTGATGTAGTTAAAAAATGATGCAAACCTTGCTGGTTATCCAATCCTACAATTTTTGCTATTTCTGGTAGGGTTTTCCGTTTTAGTTCAGAAATACACCCTACATGAAGGTACTTAAAAGCCTCGAAGCTCCTAACATCTGGAAACAGGCTTTTATACCATTGACAATATTCGTCCACGAATTTGACTGTTGGTGCGGCTGGACGAGGCTGTACCATGCTCTGTATCTTGGTTCTAGCGTTTTTACGTTATTATACTACTGCCAGAGTGACAAAACAGGGTTAAGTAGGGCTGAATACCAGTTGTTAGACAAGATGAAGGTTTAACAACTGCGATCGCTATAGGTTGATTACGATTGAATATACTGTTTATTGTAGGCTCCATCAGAATCGCCTAAAATCTCCGTTGCCAAACGCGCTAGCGATGAAACAAATCAAAATTATTGTCGAAAAACATTCTGACGGTTATGTTGCCTATCCTCTTGGTATTAAAGGGGCTATAGTTGGTCAAGGTGACACTTATGAAGAAGCCTTAGCCGATGTCAAGTCAGCTATTCGCTGCTACATTGAGATATTTGGCAAAGAAATACTCGAAGATGAATCACCAGTAATCGAAGCTTTTTTGACAGAGGCAGAGGTAGCTATTTAATGCCGAAGTTTCCTGTCAATGCTCCGAAGAAGAAAGTTATAAAAGCATTTGAGTTGCTGGGTTTTTGCATTGTTCGGGAACGTGAACATATTGTCATGGTGCGAGAAAATGAAGATGGATCGCAGACACTATTAGTAATGCCTAAGCAATCTCAAATTAAATCAGGGACATTAAGATCAATTTGTACTCAAGTAAGTATCTCGCGGGATGAATTCTTAACAGCCTATGAGCAAAGCTGAGTAAAGATGCCAAAAACTGATATTTATGGTGTGCCAAAATAAATATCAGTAAAACTACGGTTTTGACCAATGGCGTGGAATCCAGGGCAGGAATTGTTTGGTAGGCGCTACATAATCGAGAGAAAATTGGGCGAGGGTGGAGTTGGTATAACTTATCTCGCTAAAAATGAACGGGGTCAACTTCGCGTAATTAAAACCTTGCGCCAAGAAATACGAAATTTTCCTACCAGAGAAAAGTATTTTAATTGGATAAAATATTTTAATTGGAAAAAGCAACAAGCTAAACTCAAGCAAGACTTCAAGCAAGAAGCATCGCTCCTGGCGTTATGTCGCCATCCTCACATTGTAGAAATAGAAAATATCTTTGATGAGGGTGACTTACCCTGTATGGTGATGGAATACATTGAGGGTGAAAATTTAGCTCAGGGAATAGACAAAAAAGGAGCATTACCAGAAGCAGAAGCACTGCAATATATTCGGCAAATTGGCGACGCTTTGATACTAGTTCACTCTAAAGGTTTGCTGCATCGAGATATCAAGCCAGACAATATTATGATACGTGCAAGTAGGCAAGAAGCCGTACTTATTGACTTTGGCATTGCTAGACAATTTATTCCTGGTACAGTTCAACGCCATACAGAGAGTCAGACTCCTGGTTATGCGCCACCAGAGCAGTCTTTATCTAATGCAGAACGCGGAGAATATATTGATGTTTATGCCTTAGCAGCAACCCTGTATGCTTTGGTGACTGGACAAGCAGCTAGGTCAGCATTTGAAAGAAAGTACAACTATAACCTGAAACAACCCCAATATTTAAATCCTACTATTAGCGACAGGGTGAATGAGGCGATTATGAGGGGGATGGCGCTAGATTACAAGTTGCGTCCCCAGTCAGTGCAGGAGTGGTTACATTTGTTGGATGCGGCAATAGTAGCACCAACACAACCAGTAGCATCTTCATCTTACACACCCCCATCTTGGGAATGCGTCCATAATATTCCGGGGATTTCTGGAGAAATAGCCCTTAGCCCCAAGGGAGATATTTTAGCAAGTGCGGCAGGTAAAGTTATTCACTTGTTTTCATCAACTACAGGTCAACTTCTCCGCACCCTGAGTGGTCATTCCATCTCGGTTAATTCCATCGCCATCAGTAGTGATGGGCAAATGTTGGCTAGTGGTAGTTCGGACAACACTATCAAACTGTGGAATGTGGCAACAGGGAGAGAAATTCGCACCCTCACGGGTCATTCCAATTCAGTTAATTCCGTAGCCATCAGTAGTGATAGGCAAATGTTGGCTAGTGGTAGTTCGGACAACACTATCAAACTGTGGAATGTGGCAACAGGCTCAGAAATTTGCACCCTGAGTGGTCATGCCGAATCGGTTAATTCCGTCGCCATCAGTAGTGATGGGCAAATGTTGGCTAGTGGTAGTTCGGACAACACTATCAAACTGTGGAATGTGGCAACAGGGAGAGAAATTCGCACCCTGAGTGGTCATTCCAAATGGGTTACTTCCGTCGCCATCAGTAGTGATGGGCAAATGTTGGCTAGTGGTAGTTGGGACAAGACTATCAAACTGTGGAATGTGGCAACAGGCTCAGAAATTCGCACCCTGAGTGGTCATTCCAAATGGGTTACTTCCGTCGCCATCAGTAGTGATGGGCAAATGTTGGCTAGTGGTAGTTGGGGCACTATCAAACTGTGGTCAGTGACTACAGGAAGAGAAATTTGCACCCTGAGTGGTCATTCCAAATGGGTTACTTCCGTCGCCATCAGTAGTGATGGGCAAATGTTGGCTAGTGGTAGTTATGACAAGACTATCAAACTGTGGAATGTGGCAACAGGAAGAGAAATTTGCACCCTGAGTGGTCATGCCGAATCGGTTAATTCCGTCGCCATCAGTAGTGATGGGCAAATGTTGGCTAGTGGTGGTAGAGACAAGACTATCAAACTGTGGAATGTGGCAACAGGTAGAGAAATTTGCACCCTGAGTGGTCATGCCGAATCGGTTAGTTCCATAGCCATCAGTAGTGATGGGCAAATGTTGGCTAGTGGTAGTTGGGACAAGACTATCAAACTGTGGAATGTGGCAACAGGCTCAGAAATTCGCACCCTGAGTGGTCATTCCAACTCGGTTAATTCCGTCGCCATCAGTAGTGATGGGCAAATGTTGGCTAGTGGTAGTTGGGGCACTATCAAACTGTGGTCAGTGACTACAGGAAGAGAAATTTGCACCCTGAGTGGTCATTCCAAATGGGTTACTTCCGTCGCCATCAGTAGTGATGGGCAAATGTTGGCTAGTGGTAGTTGGGGCACTATCAAACTGTGGAATGTGGCAACAGGAAGAGAAAGCACCCTGAGTGGTCATTCCAACTGGGTTACTTCCGTCGCCGTCAGTAGTGATGGGCAAATGTTGGCTAGTGGTAGTTGGGACAAGACTATCAAACTGTGGAATGTGGCAACAGGCAGAGAAATTTGCACCCTGAGTGGTCATTCCGGTAGGGTTACTTCTGTAGCCATCAGTAGAGATGGGCAAATCCTGGCTAGTGGTAGTTTGGACAAGACTATCAAACTGTGGGAAGTGGCAACAGGTAAAGAAATTTGCACCCTCAGTCATTTTGACTCAGTTATTTCCGTCGCCTTTACTCCCGATAGAAGTTGTCTTGCTGCTGGAGATATTAGCGGAAATATCAAAATTTGGCGACGCAGCTAGTTGTGCAATAACAGCGTCAAAATAGTATTAGGACTTGACAAGGTATTTCGTTGTTAACATACACTGCCTAGAAATTTATTTCCGGTTTAATAACGCAAGTCCATTAAAATGGATAATTTGTGGGAGTTAGGATTAAACAATATATGAACGTCAGGTTGCATCCCCATGCACAAGCACGATTAAATGAACGTGGAGCAACAGAAGTAGAAGTTATTGCCACAGTCGAAAATGGTGTTACCTTTCTGGCTCAATTTGGTAGAACTGGATTTAGGTGTAACTTTCCCTTCAATGCTGAATGGAATGGCAAGTTTTATACTACTAAAAAAATTGAGGCAATAGCTGTTCAAGAGGAAGAAGACTGGTTAGTTATTACAGTCATCGTCAAATACTTTTAAAGAGAAAAATTCCATGAAAATTACCTACGACCCAAGATACAACATAGCTTATATCTATCTCCAAGAAAAAACTGCACAAGTAGAAACAATTCAAGTCAGCCAAGAAATGAATGTAGATATTGCTCCTGATGGCACAATTTATGGAATTGAATTGCTCAATGCTAACCAGCAATTAGGTGCTGATGAACAGGGTAAATTAATCGTAGTCAATGAAGCATTAGGAGAATCTGCCGAAATTAAGTTGTTACTATAGTAATCCTAAATCATTCGTGAACAAAAAGATCCCCGACTTCTTGAAGAAGTCGGGGATCTGAGACCGACGATTTTGCAGTAGTTCCTGGGAAGAAGCTGAAGAAAATCGTTTACAATGCCACAAAGACTTTACCTTCGGTCAAGAATGGAATGGTAAGGTTTATGCTACAAAACGAATCCGCCCGATATTCATGGAAAAAGCCACAGAAATTGTAGTTATAACCGTTTACACTTATTACTTCTAAACAGAGATATTCCTATGAAAATTAGCTATGATGCCGAAGTTGATGCTCTCAGTATCACTTTCCGCGAAACCACTGTAACAACGCAACATTTAGCTGAAGGAATCGCCGCCGATTATGATGCAGAAGGACAATTAGCTGGTATCGAGATATTAGATGCTGTCAAACGATTTGGCGGACAAGAAACTCTCCGCCAAGTAATTATTGAAAGAATAGGTTTGTCAGTTACTAGTGAAAACATGACAAATGTTGAAAAAACAACAGCCTGACAATGAAAATTACTTACGATCCAAGGTACAACATAGCTAAGAGTCGCACATCGTAAAGATATTTATAGAATTTTTCCTTGATACAATATCTTTAGAGAAACACATATCATAAATTGTATCGCGCTGACTATGACAACCGTAATTGCTAGACCTTCATCCTTGATTGGCAGTATCAGAATAGAAAAGCTGAATAAATTTAACCTATTCAAATTTAATGATGAACTGCAAGCACGGATGGAAGAACTTTTAGAACGCAAAAAAGCTGATTTACTAACTCCAGAAGAAGCGATTGAACTTGAAGAAATTGGAGAATCTTACTCCCCTTCCCTTGTAGGGAAGGGGCTGGGGGTTAGGTCTATATTCCACTCAACCGAGAAGCCCTACAAACCCTATTGCTCTTTAACCTACAACTGTTTAGTTCTAAACACAAACTTTTTAACTTCAAACGAAAACATTCTCACTTCAAACCGGAAATTTCTCGTTTAAAACCAGAACATTCTCACTTCAAACCAAAAACTTCTCGTTTAAAACCAGAACATTCTCACTTGAAGCCGGAAAGTTCTCGTTTAAAACCAAAACATTCTCACTTGAAACAAGAACGTTCTCACTGACAACAGCAAAAATTAAGCTTCCGACTAGAGAGTTTTTACTTGAAACAGAAACACCCAAGCTCAGAAGCTCAAAGCTTTAGGTTTTTAGGTAGAAGCGTTGAGTTAATTTCTCGACTTAGGGAACTCCAAATAAAAAAATACTCAATTACTTCTTGTGGGGTGGGCGACACGATAACCCATAGCCAAGGGCGGACAAGATGTCCACCCCACAAGATTGGATAATTTATTTGTTGGAAGTCCCTTATGAACTTTGTGGTTGCACTTTTTTAGCTTTCCGGGCAAATCTGCGTCCTAAATCATCAATCATTGACTCTAAACCCGCGCCTTTACCACTGACTTTCGCATAGTTATATACCATCAACCCCGCCGCATAAGCTTCGCTACCAACAGCCACAGATGTATCATCCACCAGTTCTTGCAGTTGCGTCAATGACAGCAAAATGGGATACAGGGCTTCAAATAATTCGATATCTTGGCGCATTTCATTCAAGTCAAAAGAACGAGGTAAGAAGTCAGGGTTTTGTGTACCGATTTCCAACGCCTTACTCACAAACGCCCGACTCTTATCCCCCAGCTTGGGTAAAGCTTTACGCTCCTCGGTTGTCAAATCAATCAAGAACGGTAACTTTTCGCGAATAGTAGTAATAGCTTGCATCACGGCTTCCCTGTCTGCGGAGGAAAGTTTTGCACTGACTTTATTATCTGCCATTTTTCATACACCTTTAATGGTACTAAATTTCAGTATTCCCAAAATTACAGCGTTTTTCACGTAAATGAAGTACATAGGTAGGGGCACAGCACTGCTGTATCCTTAAAATCATCTGTACCTCACGCCTGTTGCAATCTGCTGTAATTAGCAAAGATGTACAATAACAGCGTCAAAATAGTATTAGGACTTGCAAACAATCAATCAGATGTCGGAAAAATGCTAGAAATAACCAAAAATTACGACAAGAATGCCAACGTGCCGAACGACTGTGATGACTTAAATATTTAGGAAAAATTATTAAAAGCCATAGCTACTTGACTTCTCACGAATGATTTAGGATTGCTATGGAGAATAGTTAATTAAAAATTATTGAGAGGAACTGTCTATGTTTGGACTAGGATGGCCAGAAATCGCTGTAATTACCATAGTCGCTGTTCTAATTTTTGGCCCTAAAAAAATTCCCGAACTGGGCACTGCACTAGGCAAAACCCTACGTGG
This genomic interval from Nostoc sp. KVJ3 contains the following:
- a CDS encoding IS701 family transposase, with product MVQPRPAAPTVKFVDEYCQWYKSLFPDVRSFEAFKYLHVGCISELKRKTLPEIAKIVGLDNQQGLHHFLTTSPWDIEKLRALRLELILQVLKGKPIILIIDETGDKKKGNNTDYVKRQYIGNFGKVENGIVAVTAYGVFCGMTFPLLFEVYKPRERLKPGDKYRTKPEIAAILMRKLESMGFNFNLVLADSLYGESGKNFIAVLDEFKKNYIVAIRSNHSVKLPPRQYTQYLKWHKFKRVFSDLSSENRFIREIIYGKRSENRYWQITTDREKLPGNTTWYVMSKYPDLTPRDVGNFYGLRTWVEYGLKQSKNELGWADYRLTHYQDIERWWEIVCSSYLMVSLHSEQMQPSPAKSPSKLADHPRWDDGKGWKNILNNLRLIIQPFTLFNLIYPWLTVFPIPQLDLGFSKLQSIIYNLTSSIFIFMNHPDLYFSSA
- the tatA gene encoding twin-arginine translocase TatA/TatE family subunit; this translates as MFGLGWPEIAVITIVAVLIFGPKKIPELGTALGKTLRGFKEEMKTPSDETNPEQEKQ
- a CDS encoding Uma2 family endonuclease, which encodes MTALTQDYQITWEKLPDDYKLPDDPVDNINQPALAAALTESLQLAGKISANALTTTNYGICATLNNKMVIKAPDWAFIAKINVSREEVTRSYTPQLQGDIPVIVMEFISDTQETEYSIKATYPPGKWFFYERILKVPNYIIFEPDSDSFEMYRLQNTEQYILQEPDENQRYWIPEMNLYLGVREGNRENRIGKWLRWWDEQGNLLPWGTELAGQERQRAERLAAQLRAAGIEPEV
- a CDS encoding type II toxin-antitoxin system HicB family antitoxin → MKQIKIIVEKHSDGYVAYPLGIKGAIVGQGDTYEEALADVKSAIRCYIEIFGKEILEDESPVIEAFLTEAEVAI
- a CDS encoding serine/threonine-protein kinase encodes the protein MAWNPGQELFGRRYIIERKLGEGGVGITYLAKNERGQLRVIKTLRQEIRNFPTREKYFNWIKYFNWKKQQAKLKQDFKQEASLLALCRHPHIVEIENIFDEGDLPCMVMEYIEGENLAQGIDKKGALPEAEALQYIRQIGDALILVHSKGLLHRDIKPDNIMIRASRQEAVLIDFGIARQFIPGTVQRHTESQTPGYAPPEQSLSNAERGEYIDVYALAATLYALVTGQAARSAFERKYNYNLKQPQYLNPTISDRVNEAIMRGMALDYKLRPQSVQEWLHLLDAAIVAPTQPVASSSYTPPSWECVHNIPGISGEIALSPKGDILASAAGKVIHLFSSTTGQLLRTLSGHSISVNSIAISSDGQMLASGSSDNTIKLWNVATGREIRTLTGHSNSVNSVAISSDRQMLASGSSDNTIKLWNVATGSEICTLSGHAESVNSVAISSDGQMLASGSSDNTIKLWNVATGREIRTLSGHSKWVTSVAISSDGQMLASGSWDKTIKLWNVATGSEIRTLSGHSKWVTSVAISSDGQMLASGSWGTIKLWSVTTGREICTLSGHSKWVTSVAISSDGQMLASGSYDKTIKLWNVATGREICTLSGHAESVNSVAISSDGQMLASGGRDKTIKLWNVATGREICTLSGHAESVSSIAISSDGQMLASGSWDKTIKLWNVATGSEIRTLSGHSNSVNSVAISSDGQMLASGSWGTIKLWSVTTGREICTLSGHSKWVTSVAISSDGQMLASGSWGTIKLWNVATGRESTLSGHSNWVTSVAVSSDGQMLASGSWDKTIKLWNVATGREICTLSGHSGRVTSVAISRDGQILASGSLDKTIKLWEVATGKEICTLSHFDSVISVAFTPDRSCLAAGDISGNIKIWRRS
- a CDS encoding type II toxin-antitoxin system HicA family toxin produces the protein MPKFPVNAPKKKVIKAFELLGFCIVREREHIVMVRENEDGSQTLLVMPKQSQIKSGTLRSICTQVSISRDEFLTAYEQS
- a CDS encoding DUF2283 domain-containing protein, whose translation is MKITYDPRYNIAYIYLQEKTAQVETIQVSQEMNVDIAPDGTIYGIELLNANQQLGADEQGKLIVVNEALGESAEIKLLL
- a CDS encoding DUF2283 domain-containing protein encodes the protein MKISYDAEVDALSITFRETTVTTQHLAEGIAADYDAEGQLAGIEILDAVKRFGGQETLRQVIIERIGLSVTSENMTNVEKTTA
- a CDS encoding DUF4258 domain-containing protein; its protein translation is MNVRLHPHAQARLNERGATEVEVIATVENGVTFLAQFGRTGFRCNFPFNAEWNGKFYTTKKIEAIAVQEEEDWLVITVIVKYF